taaattatattaaacaaAGAGttgatattttgattttttgggCTTGATGTGCACTTACCTACATTTGTGCTCGTGTGAGAATGAAATTTCAATATAGTTGGTGGCTTAGTTGGGGAAATGACCCATGACCCTCCAACTTCCAaccaaagttttaggtatatatAATATTGTTTAGGATAATCAACTAAGTTTATCCATAAGAAGAGAGGCTTTCCTCACCAAAACAAGGACTATTGTCATTGTTATTATTGTACTTGTTCATTAATGGTTGGAATGCAATGTtgagaattttaaaaaagtaagaGATTATTAAGAAAAGAGCAGCTTTTAAACGTTTGTCCCATTTATAAATATTCACTAAAGCACAAAGCCACAAGCAAAACAAGCACCCTAAGCATGCTGCTGCTCTTTCTATGAGGAATTTGCATATGATTAATATCAACAGACAAGGAAGAAACGTGTTAATGGGGCAGAGAATATCATCACAGCTAAGCATTGCAAGCTTTTCAGGCCCCCCATAGGTGAAATAGATGCATAGAATATTAGAAACTTAAGGCCTTACCAAAGTGACCCCATTGAAGGTCCTCCAGCCTGCAACTACTTTTGTTCTTTGCTTCGTTGGTAAGTTAAAGCTGTTGGAAATCAAGAGTACCTGCTTTAATGAATCTCCTTTTCCTGGCAAAGCATTAGAAGAAGAAAATAACTTTCTGCTTTATTTTTTTACCTTATGGGTATCATCAATCCTGAATATCTAAACACTTGTTGGCAGCAAAATTCAAAGCTGTACACTTTTTCTATTCATATATGAACGTGTTATACAATGATCATAAAAGTTTTTTAAGTCGGTGAAAATTCTGTAGCTAAATTTTATATGTCATGCTGCTCTTTTTCGCCCTGAGACGGTCTTCTTTACAGCTCCCACTGAGACTAAAAATTGATCGAGGGATGATAAAGTCTTCATGTCATCAGGAGGGAAGTAACTGGCAGCCTTTCCCATAAGTGATGTGAAAATAAGAGAAAGTGAAGGCCAGGTAAATTCACGCTCACCCAAAAGGTCATCTAGGAAAGCAAATGCTGCTAAGAATTCAGACCCGCCTGCATTTATTGGACCATCAAAATGAGCAGGGATAATTCTCTTGAATCTCCAGTCGCGGGCAATTCTATCGATCCAATCCCTGACCTGAAGTTTTAACAAGAACAAAGATTAGCATAGTTTAGAAGAATGTTAGCCATACTGAAAGGCAACATTTCGGATAAAATTCACAACATTCCTTTGGTTTGACAGTTATGACTCATAGCAAATCGTCTCCAGACACTATGGTTTGTTTATAATCATGTAAATCAACGGGTCTACAAGGAATTTTGCATCAGAATCATTTCTTACCTTCTCAGGCACTTTGCTGAATACTAGAGTCTTTACAATAGGGGATACAATCAATTTCTGTGACATTTGAGCAAAAGTAGCATTAGGTTCCAAGAGATTGGATGGTCCAAGAAACAATATCTGGAGAACCATTCTTTCCCACCCTGCACCAAAGACcaaatttcttcattttctccatAATAAAACAAGTTCCCTCTCCAGTCGCACCACCAGCATACTCGGTTCTAATATTGGAACTGGACTAAAGGACTGACCTTTTTGACGGTTCATCGGATTGTCGACAACTGGTTCCTGAGGCACCTCCTTTCCTTTACTCAGAAGTTTTACAGCCAACCCATTCTTTGCTGATGCTAACAAGGATTCCTTGCTAATACATTGAGGTGGCTTTCTTGGGACAAAAATCACAGCATCTGTTACTAATAGTGTTCTTGAACGCTTATGATAGAAAGCTACCTCTACATATGGTCCAATTCCTGAAACAATCCACAAGAAAATTTGTTTGTAACATATTCATCCCAATGGAGTTTGTTATGGTGAGCAATTAATTTTCATACCAACTTCTGGTGAGCTTAAAACTTTCTGTTCGATCTCATCAGCCCATGGAGTAGATAAATCTTCATCTTTTAAGGTTTTGGCACGAAAAATCCCAAAAAATTCAAGTGGCAAGTTCAGTGGCCAACTCCATTGCCTTGGTGCCACCCATATTTGGGCCCGTGGAAATTTTCTTGAAAATGGACCAACAAAAATTTTATGCTCATAAGCAAATGTAGGCAGGATAATGTATTCTACTGGAGCCCCCAACTCCTTCACAAGCTGGAATGAAAGACCATTTGTTAGAGGCACCCAAGAGCAAAAATGCAGACCAAGCAGAATTAATAAGAGATGGAGAGCTAAAGTTAATAGAAAGGATTAAAAACTATAAAGAAAAATTCTGTTACTAAACAAATTTGATAAATCACAGAATATCAACCTTATGAATACTAGATGGTGTTTCTTTCAGGTCACTCTTAGGCAACTAACAATTGAGGGGCTATTTTATGCCCATTTCTTAGTTTCTAACCTTTAAGAGGGAAAATTAGGTTGTATTCATATTAAAAGCAGGTACTTCATATTGTTGACTGCATGATTAAACGAGAAGTTCTTGTTAAGATCTACCACCCTGCTGTGATAATTCTTGTATGATGATGGTCAGATCTCCTTCTAAAGGCTCTGCATTATGTGGATGCAGGCCAAAAGGTAATACTGATCCTTTGTGCACATCACCTCTAGGTAAAATTTCCTGCCATAAATTTTCAAACACGAGAGAAAAGAGGGAgcgagaagaagaaaaaatacaCAGAAGGCTTTTGGTTTGCCTGTTCTCTGTCAGAAAAGTTGTGTTTTGATTTCTAAGCTCTGTTCTTGGGAAGTCCTTAAAAGGATCATCTCTGCACGCTCAAATGAAGTGCAAGCCAAATGTAGTAACTAACCCagtaaagattaaaatatataataaacagAGATTCAAAAGTATATTTGATTTGAAACTTTGAAGGCCTTACTCGATGGTGAATTGCAAATTAAAAAGAAGAGATCGGCACAAAAGTTGTGATTCAAATGTCgtgaaaataaacaaaaaatcaTAGGTGCACAATTTCCAAATGGTACTGCAAAACTGACTATTTAGTATCCTCGTTAATGGTTAAAGTTGGAAAACAAGATAGAACCTGAATACACTCCTTGGTTGGAGCAATAGGTGCGTGGACCCATAATCCTCCAGTTTTCAGTTTGATAACTGTCATTCGAATGTTTGTTGACACACTGCTGAAGCCTAATGCTTGCTCTTGTTCGAATAGCCATATGGAACCTTTCACTACCTAAGACATacattaatagaaaaaaaaaaaaaaaaaaaaaaactttatcaaCTGAAATAAGAAAGACAGAACTTGTATTTACaaatcatattaatttataaaataaaaaattgtccTTAACGTTACTTAGTTTTCTCCTTCAATCAAATGAAACTCTTCTTACAAACCCACCAACAAGTTGACAACACAATCAATCATGTAGAAATCACATATAAGTCCTATCTTCTAGCTAACTTCTCGGGGGTAGTTTGTATTGGTACATCCTGTGGTTGTCTATACTCAGCTGTTCTTCAATCTACATTGAATGAGCCACAATGTCATACATCTCCAGTTCAAAGACACTTTTGAAGCGTAGATGATAACATAAAGCTACTGTGTCAATCAAGAACTCTAGCacagaaaggaaaggaaatgcaACGCATATCCAGTTTGAAATGATTTGCTTCTCTCACATTCTTACCAGGGTATGTGAATACAATAACTTGTAAGTTTGAGCAATGGCACACAAAATACATAGCATCTGAGAATTATAATATGGAAAAGATCGGAAAAAACTGCCTCAGAAAAAGGACCAAAATAAAGCCATTACCTAGAACTACAAAATTATTCTCCATCTTCCCAATTCAAgccatatattaataataatttatgggTTAATATAGATAAAAGTGACAGCAGTTGAATTACAGACAAAAGACATTTGCAAGAATGTTGGTTCAATCCACAGACACATTTTAACAACAATAATACATGCAAAATTAATATAAGCCCATCTGAAACCTACCAACTTGCATATGGggaaataaagaataaaatgaCAGATTAATACACTAATACAGAATAAGATCACAAATTTTCTCTCTAGTTAtgaaaatttcaataagatGGAGACTAGAACTCCAAGTGAATGAAATTACAACTTGAAGATAAAACAAAGATACTGACCTCAGTCCTTATAGTACGCCTGTTGAGGAAAGGACCAAGAGGAAAAGGAAACCCtgtaaagttaaaataaaacctGCCGAGACTGGTGCTGTCGGTGCTAGTTGCGGAGGGGGTACTCCTTGCTGCAGCCACCACCAAACCGACGTTATCCCTGCTTTTATTTCTGGGTTTTAACGGTAAAGAAAGACCCTTCAAGGAACCACCGAGAAAACTAGAATTTGATTCTTTAAAGGATATTGGATTCTGCAAGATGGTGGATTTGGGGGAGGAAATGGTGATCCCTACCACCATATTTTGAAACTGCTCTTGTTTTTACAATAAACCAGCAAGTTTAAAGCGAGTGGGGTTAGTTTGAAGTTTAACAGAATCTATAGTTGCATCTTCCGTGGCTGCGGCTGTGACACGTGCAGTTCTGTCTGTGTCTGATATTCCAACATGGACGTTTTTTCTGTTCCAGTTTGTGGATAATATGCGCGTGAAGACGCACAGGAACGAAAAGAAATAAGGTGAATACCATTGTCTGGAAGCAaacatttgaaaattattttacccttttttcaatatacacatatatatgtatacataAATATACACACACCCacgtttatatttttatatttttaattcttatttacctatttttaataataaaaaattaatccattaacttaaatatatagagattaagaatgataataaatagaatattttttaatattctattgaatcgaattttaataaaatgaatttagatagttataattaaatttaaaataaatttaaattttaaaaaaaatatctattacAATATTCGAGTTGAAATTTTAAAGTATTcagtatttaaatttatttatataaataattaatttaatataaaaatatattttataataatatttataaattttttatattttttcgtttaaaaattaaatattttataaaaatattaaattttttaaatgaaaattattaataaaaaataatttttatataaattattaattaaaatatataaaattaaacagattaaaattttatttcaactataataattaaatttaaaataaatttaaataattaaaattaatttttaattaaatttaaaaataatttaaatattactaatataaatcaaattcaaattcgaataatttaattttaacagtaCAGATTTAAAAATCTTCCGAAGCCTGTTGGATGAATCCGCTCCCCGATCAATACCCAAATGTCTTAATCAGATTTCTTCAGTAAATGTAATTGCTTTGCTATTTCTGTCTCCTGACTGGGTTTGCAATCAAAAGTTGCTACATCATCATAACGGATTGACGAGCAGATTGcaaaaatatttcatctctAGTTTCCACCGACAAAGGAAAGCAGCAAAATAATCACGTTGAAGAGCAGACGCGAGCAATGTAGTGGAAACCACAGATTACAGCATCATTGTTTGATATGATACCAAATGAGTTCCGCAGTGTAAGAACATAAAAAATCAGAAAATATTTGGTTGAAATAGTTTGGACATTGAAGACACATTAAAGTATAGCACCTATACTGTTTTTTCTTTTAGCCTTCAGAATCTATCATAACTCGTGTAGAGAAAATTATATACATGGGAAGCAGAAGCATAATCTAGATTCAATCGTTCTATAAACATGGGTCTCAGTACAAAGAAGAAATCCAGCTCTTTCTTAAAAGTTCTCATACAAATCAGATATTTGTGTAATTACAATAGCTTTGCTAATCCGCAAAGCAAATCTAAATTGGTGGCATGGTTTCCATGTGGTGGCCTTCTTTGTCCCCAAAACTCCAGAACACACACAACCTCGATCCCAGTCAAGTTCTACAGAAAGCAGGCATGCTTCTGAAAATGAAAGGTTTAAAGAACATGTACCACCTGGAAGCAAAGAATTGAGGCAGCCTTGGAAACTGGAAAGTCGTCAAATTACTAAGTGTACGCATCTACATAAATAGAAGCCAGTTTCTACGTGAAAACTTCTATTCACAAGATTACAGACTAAGAAGCTAATTGCCTTGTCATTATCAAGTGATGATTTCTCTGACAAGCCAATCCAGACTAGGATAAGCAAAATACAGTATTAGAAATGATGGGATAGCAAACAGAACTGTAATAAGAATGTACAGGGCCAAAATGGCAGCACTGGCAGGTATGGCATATAATATGATCAAAAGGAATATAATGACCAAAGGAAACTTAGCTGTCAGATGAATGAAGAAAAACAGTGACTTCTGAAGGGAAGATTTAATTCTCCCGAAATCGAGGATGATATtgctatgattatgattatgatccATTCTTGATTGTTCTGGATGATGACCCCTTCTGATGTTATTGTGACTTGACTCATTTCTGGGAGCTAAATTGCTGTCTGATGACCATAGAGGTTGACGATCTTCACAGAAGGTATTATGAGACTTATGTCCATCATCGTTCTTGCTTTCAACCATCCAAAGGAGAAAGTAATTCTTGCGAGGAAATCTCAAGCTCCCTCTGTAGACAAGACGGAAGGATAACAAATTGCACCAGGGACAGGAAATAAAGAGGGGAAGTTGAATTGGTAATGTGGGAAATTTCACGACCGCCCATTGAAGTGCTAGTATGCAATTCTTACAAAGCGTATGGCCACACCATAAAACATAAGGCACATTTTCTACAATATTGAAGGACTCCCAGCATATTGGGCACTCTAAGCCTTCTTCTCTGCTAATAACTGAGGACAACTCATCATCTGAGTCATCCGCTGCAACTTGATTTAGCTTTTGAGTAGGGTTAAAACCGACACTTCCAGCTAAGCAATTGGACGCAAAATTCCACATTTTGATAGCAAAGGCAAGTAACTTGAGAAAGCAGAATCACATTCTATGCCTACAGAAACCAAACCTGAAAACTGGTCATCATTAACCATTAACTCATACCATGAAGGTCTCCCCTTGCTATCATTAGCACCATTAACAATTTTATGAAGGAGACCTGGAACAAAAATAGCATTATGCATGAGAATCAAACTGGTTTTCTTACGATTTAGGACAGTCAAGTTCAGTGGCATCCAATTTTTCATGGTAACTTGACAAAGTGCAAGTGGATAATATGTTAAAATGATAGCCTAGCTACCTGATCAATTCTACTAGAGGCAGAGAATATCAGTATATTAATGCAAAAATCTCCAAAAGAAAAATGGAGAATTGAATCAATTGAGTAAAAAGAAGAACATGACCAAAAAGggcacaataaaaaaaaaattaacttcatGATGAAGGGTCCTTCAGTTTTTGTCCAAAACAGATACCATTGCTTCTAACCACAAATAAGAATATAAAATTAAGGACTTAGGAAATCCACAACAGGGCATATTCATCAATAACAATGAGAATGGGACAGCTCTTTTGATTAAACGTACTACTCTTAGATTGTTTACCTTCTAGTCACTTCTATTTCAATTGCACAATTTGTATCCTTGGAAGATTTGCATTAGCTACATGATAGGCTAGCTAGCGGCTTCAATAAGAAGAAAGAATAAACGGATCGATGAGCTGATTATATTAGAATGCAGATATAGATGGATGTGACTGTAATTCTGTAATTGAACATCTAAATAATCTGCTCGCGCTATCCTAACAACCACTCAAGGTTCTCAGTTAACATGAACCTCAAAAACAGAGGCAGAGAAAGGGAGAACAAAGCATATATGATCAGTTTAAGAAACACCCGTTTCAATATAATCCAAACCAATCTTTTTCTCAGCTTACATTTAAATCAACAAAAAGACTTCATTAACTGAAGCTGCAAGTCATAATAAACAATCCCTCGCTTTACAAGAATCAATATACATAGAAATCAAGATCTATACAtacaagaaaaaataaaaaagggaaaataaaaACAATCAATCCGTTCAGATCTAAGCCTGATGAGCGAGTAAGTTACCAAAAAAGAAGGTTAAGCGATGAACTTGAAGAtgataaaaaatcaaaagaaagtGATACTCTATGATCTTACCGGTGATACTTGATCgaagaagaaaagaggaaaaagaagtgGGTTATTCACATAAAACCCTCCACTCTTCCTCTCCTTTTTTTCTCTGAACCTATAAAGATTTGGACAAATAGTTAGTTTAGAGGGTTTTGGAATCTTGGGTAACAGTTTAAAACGCTGCGGATGAGGAGGTTATTTTAGTGGGCTACGTGGCTTCTGTTGGTTGGGAAGAGTTATTGTGGTCGGTCTGTGCATGGAAATTGATAACGACGTCGTTGTCTGCATTTGTAATGATGTACCAACAGTTTTGGTCCAAACCGGTACGTCGTAATTCATCTCAGTTTCCCAACACAAGAAGCCAAACggtaagttttttttatataaattacagtttaatccctaaattttaatataattaataaattaatcttttttatttttaaattatttactgcataaaaaaaaataattttagacaAATCAACTTCTCAAAAGTGACAAATAAAAGTGAAAGAAGAGAgtaaaatttctatttttgttCAGTAAGTTTCCTCAATTTGGCACATAATTAGGCTTCAAAGTTCAAGCCAATGAGCATCAGCCCTAAAAGGTGATGCATCAATTACCAAAGACATGCCAAAACTAACATTTCTAATTTCTAACATTCCTGTCCAAATTAAGATTCAGATTGAAGTTAAGTTGAGCAATTATGCATGCTAATGATGAAAAGGCAAGTGATCTAAGTAGTTCTGAAGCATCAATCTCTAACATGTACTCATGCTTGTAAAAGTTATTGCCTTTGATACATTCAAAATCGCTTTTACCAAAGGTTcttgtcaatttttttttcatttttaatgaaGGTTCTCCAAATATCATAATgtctaaatataaaatttgaagtTATTGATAatcttttatcaatttaatttcgaAAATGCATATACAGAGacttatcaataaatttaagataaatattaatatattaatttaaatatacaaattctaatttaaattcattcaaATAGTTCAATTTCATAATTAcaacattaaaataatatttaaattgaaaaaaataaaaaaattcacttaatcaaaattaaagaataaaaaaaataatatgaaatttcAGCTGATCAAGTACATCATCTGACTGTCATGTTTGATAATAAGGTGCTTATTTTTTGAGTTGTTTTGAATAAATATACTTTTAATATGGGATTTACAACTACTCCTTCACCCAAAATAggcttttcttattatttatttatttatttttgtttgggaaaaataatatttgtttctaattgataattttttattttattgctaaATATTAGAGGTGTTGATAAATTAGTCCAACTAATTCAACTCAATgcaaactaaatttttatattagattGATTTGTAGATTTTATCTAATTTATATagtttttattgattaattaataaagaattattttatatttaactatatattttaattctagttttatctttattttttaatttttaaaaattaaaattaatcacattttttaatatatataaattatttatatatatatatataattaaaattattcatatttttttaaaaaattaaattaatatgtagaaattattttaattttttagtttgtataaaatttaaaagtactcacgtttttaaaaagaattaaaataatatataaaatatattttattttttaatttatataaaattaaaatttttcacattttaaaaaaataaaatgatatgtagaaattatgttaattttctttgtttctgaaaatttaaaattcaagttaaaatttttgtttttgaaattaatttttttttaatttacaaattttaatatggtataatttataaaattaattaaatatttttttattttttattatttgaaatgtaatatttaaatttaattattttatttttatttaaatattataatacttTGTGATGTTGGAAAATAATTGCCTAAATAAATATGAGCTAATAGGATTACGTACTAATAGTATGATAAATCGATATGCGATTCTACCCATGGAAAGAAAGAATCGAATACCATAGGACCCGGTTCCTCATCAAAATTCGCCCTCTCATAAATGAGTCGAGTTTTCACGTAAAATTATCATAGCAGGAACAATTTAGCAAATCTCCATTACACCTATAATTACAGGATTCTTGATCAATTAGCCGATAGAATCTTTTATCAATTAGCTAACACCCATTAGATTCTCAGGAAATCCTATAAATAACTtcatcttcttatagtataaaaattaacaattataGATTAAAATACGTAAtttttacacaactactcttaaattctaaataatttctTATACTCATCCTATTTTTCAGTTTACTGTCTTGAGTATCAGAGTAGCTGCTgtaggcgccaaccacctcataTTTCTTTTTTGCAGTATTGACTAATCACAGTACAGCTCTATTTCGGCCACGTTACTTGGTTCCATTGTCAAAAAATTCATCGGATTATCTTTGTTCAATTGGATTAGAAACGggttattttaacttttt
The Manihot esculenta cultivar AM560-2 chromosome 1, M.esculenta_v8, whole genome shotgun sequence genome window above contains:
- the LOC110630441 gene encoding uncharacterized protein LOC110630441 isoform X3; protein product: MTVIKLKTGGLWVHAPIAPTKECIQLVKELGAPVEYIILPTFAYEHKIFVGPFSRKFPRAQIWVAPRQWSWPLNLPLEFFGIFRAKTLKDEDLSTPWADEIEQKVLSSPEVGIGPYVEVAFYHKRSRTLLVTDAVIFVPRKPPQCISKESLLASAKNGLAVKLLSKGKEVPQEPVVDNPMNRQKGWERMVLQILFLGPSNLLEPNATFAQMSQKLIVSPIVKTLVFSKVPEKVRDWIDRIARDWRFKRIIPAHFDGPINAGGSEFLAAFAFLDDLLGEREFTWPSLSLIFTSLMGKAASYFPPDDMKTLSSLDQFLVSVGAVKKTVSGRKRAA
- the LOC110630441 gene encoding uncharacterized protein LOC110630441 isoform X1 translates to MVVGITISSPKSTILQNPISFKESNSSFLGGSLKGLSLPLKPRNKSRDNVGLVVAAARSTPSATSTDSTSLGRFYFNFTGFPFPLGPFLNRRTIRTEVVKGSIWLFEQEQALGFSSVSTNIRMTVIKLKTGGLWVHAPIAPTKECIQLVKELGAPVEYIILPTFAYEHKIFVGPFSRKFPRAQIWVAPRQWSWPLNLPLEFFGIFRAKTLKDEDLSTPWADEIEQKVLSSPEVGIGPYVEVAFYHKRSRTLLVTDAVIFVPRKPPQCISKESLLASAKNGLAVKLLSKGKEVPQEPVVDNPMNRQKGWERMVLQILFLGPSNLLEPNATFAQMSQKLIVSPIVKTLVFSKVPEKVRDWIDRIARDWRFKRIIPAHFDGPINAGGSEFLAAFAFLDDLLGEREFTWPSLSLIFTSLMGKAASYFPPDDMKTLSSLDQFLVSVGAVKKTVSGRKRAA
- the LOC110630441 gene encoding uncharacterized protein LOC110630441 isoform X2 → MIDCVVNLLVVKGSIWLFEQEQALGFSSVSTNIRMTVIKLKTGGLWVHAPIAPTKECIQLVKELGAPVEYIILPTFAYEHKIFVGPFSRKFPRAQIWVAPRQWSWPLNLPLEFFGIFRAKTLKDEDLSTPWADEIEQKVLSSPEVGIGPYVEVAFYHKRSRTLLVTDAVIFVPRKPPQCISKESLLASAKNGLAVKLLSKGKEVPQEPVVDNPMNRQKGWERMVLQILFLGPSNLLEPNATFAQMSQKLIVSPIVKTLVFSKVPEKVRDWIDRIARDWRFKRIIPAHFDGPINAGGSEFLAAFAFLDDLLGEREFTWPSLSLIFTSLMGKAASYFPPDDMKTLSSLDQFLVSVGAVKKTVSGRKRAA
- the LOC110630465 gene encoding uncharacterized protein LOC110630465 — its product is MWNFASNCLAGSVGFNPTQKLNQVAADDSDDELSSVISREEGLECPICWESFNIVENVPYVLWCGHTLCKNCILALQWAVVKFPTLPIQLPLFISCPWCNLLSFRLVYRGSLRFPRKNYFLLWMVESKNDDGHKSHNTFCEDRQPLWSSDSNLAPRNESSHNNIRRGHHPEQSRMDHNHNHSNIILDFGRIKSSLQKSLFFFIHLTAKFPLVIIFLLIILYAIPASAAILALYILITVLFAIPSFLILYFAYPSLDWLVREIIT